The following DNA comes from Bacteroidales bacterium.
ATAACAATACCAATAGAGTCTTGAGAACCACTGACATATTTAACACCGGGAGGATTTTCAAAACAAAATAGTGTTTTTGCTAATTTCTCTTTATCGCCCGAAGGAATATCGGTTTGCCATAACTCTATCGCTTTTTTTCTTGAGCTTGTTGACATTCCGCTTCTGTCGTTAAATTCATACTCTGGTTCTATACTTATAGTTAAAACAGGACCAGGGTAAAATTTACTTACATGAGGTTGATCCAACCATCCGCCGGCGAGGTCTATTCTGTATGGGATATTACACTCTTTACGTAGAGCAGTAGTTGAGCGTGTTGGTAGATTTCCATGAGGGATTCGTTTGCTTACAACATATTCAATTCCTAATTCTTCGCAGAATTTCTCTTTCAAAGGTGTGCTACCATCGCTATTTACAAAGAAAATATCAGGCATTAATTCGCGAACCTCTTTCTCAAAATCCAAAAGACCTCTGCCACTATTTATCCATGCCTCTTTTACCGCTTTAAGAGATTTTACCATATATAATCTCTCATCTTCGGTATTAATAGTTTTCCTTGCTTTGAGTTCTTGTATTGTTTTGTCCGATCCTATACCAACATATAAATCTCCGTATGTTGCTGCCTCCTCAAAAAAAGCAACGTGTCCACTATGTAGCATATCATAGCATCCCGACACAAAGACCTTCTTTTTTATTTCGTTACTCATATCTTGTCTAAATTTCCGTTATCATTAAGTTTATAATATTCAATTCCTCTCTCTGTTTCAATTACAAATGTATTGTTTAAATCTTTAATAACAAAATCTTTGCTTGATTTAATATGTGCAGTACAACCGCTTGCGTTTATAAATGATACATTTCCTATGGCAGCATTTCCATTCTCGTCTTTATTTAGATAATCTCTAAGAGAGTCCCATGTCCCCAAATCAGACCATCCAAATTCAGATGGAAGAGTATATATGTTTTCTGCTTTCTCCATAATAGCATAGTCAACCGATATTTTTTGAACATTACTATAAACATCTAAGACAGCATTGTTTTCATTGTCGGTATTATATGAACTTTTTATGCTCTCAAAAGCTGAAATAATATCAGGAGCATATTTTTTATATGAGTCTATTAAAGTAGATAATTTCCATAAAAATAGTCCTGAGTTCCAATAGTAGTTGCCTTCTTTAATGTATTTAAGAGCAACTTCGTATGAAGGTTTCTCTTTAAATGATAAAACCTTTTTTATTTCATTGTTACAATTATTATCTGTGGCAATATAACCATAACCTGTGTGTGGCATTGATGGAGTAATTCCAATTGTTACAATAGAGTCATTTTGGGTAATAAAATTTAGAGCCTTACAAATTGTCTCTTTAAATTTTGTTATGTTTATAATAGAGTGGTCGGCAGGAGAGATAATAATCTCTGCCTCACTATTACATTTTTCTCTTATTTTACTACCTACGTATGCAATACAAGGGGCAGTATTACGCATAAAAGGCTCAAATAGTATATTCTCTTTTGGAACATTTGGTAATTGATTATATATAATATCTTTGTAATTACCCGATGTTATAATCCATATATTCTCTGTTGGAACAATACCCTCAAAGCGATCAACAGTCATTTGTAATAGACTTCTTCCAGTTCCTAAAATATCTACAAATTGTTTAGGACATTCAGGGGTACTTATTGGCCATAATCGACTACCAATACCACCAGCCATTATTACAAGATGCCTCTCTATATTATTATTGTTGCTATACATTTCGCTAATATTCTTCTCTCTTAATCTTGATCTTCTTAGATTATTTATGAAAGTCTTGATTTGGCTATTTAGTTTTTGTCAAGAGTTTCAAATTTTGAGTTTTGACTGATATATTCAGGAATAATCTCCTTCATAGTGGCAACAATAACTTCATCGTTAAACTTCCATGCCATATCAATCAATTTCTCTATTTGGGGGGCTATCTCATTATAATCATATTTACGAACCCTACCAATCATTATTCGTTTATGTTTGGTGTTGTCTGTAATCTCTTTGTCATTAAGTAATTCTTCATATAGTTTTTCTCCAGGACGCAATCCTGTTTCAACAATATCAATATCAGTGTATGGTTTAAGTCCTGATAACTTAATCATACGTTTTGCAAGATCAAATATTTTCACAGGTTGTCCCATATCAAACACAAAAATCTCTCCACCTTCTCCCATACAGCCAGCCTCCAGTACAAGTTCGCAAGCCTCTGGTATTGTCATAAAATATCGAATAATTCTTTTATCTGTTATGGTTACAGGACCACCTTTTGAGATTTGCTCTTTAAAAAGAGGAACAACCGAACCATTACTGCCAAGAACGTTTCCAAATCGGGTAGTGATAAACATGGTTGTGTTATTGCCTTTTTTCTTCAAATCTAAAGCAAGAGATTGAACATATATTTCAGCAATACGTTTTGATGCGCCCATAACATTTGTAGGGTTCACAGCCTTATCGGTAGATACCATAACAAATTTTTCGACATTGTATTTAAGCGATATATCAGCAAGATTTTTACTGCCACCAACATTCGTTCTAATAGCCTCGCTTGGGTGTAGTTCCATCATAGGAACATGTTTATATGCAGCAGCATGAAACACTATTTTTGGTTGGTATTTATTAAAGACCGATTCAAGTCTTGCCAAGTTCCTAACATCGCCCATAAAAGGAATAACAACATTGTTGTATCCTTTATTTTGCATTTCAAGCAAAATGCTATGCATAGGAGTCTCTGCATTATCAAACATAATAATCTTTTTAGCCCTATATTTGGCTAATTGTCTTACAATTTCACTTCCAATTGAACCAGCAGCACCAGTAACCAAAACAACTTTGTTTTCAATAAAGCTGTTTATAGTTTCAACGTCAGGTTCTATAACCTCACGATTTAAAAGTTGCTCAATTTGAATATCGTGAACATTACAAGATATAGGAATATTTGCATCCTCTTTTGAGTGTCTAATCACACTGTTTGATATTTGCCTGACTTTAATATCAGCATCAAGGAATGCGTCAATACCTCCATTTCTGAGAAAAGCAATTTGAGAAGGTTCAAAAATTAAGACCTCAGCGTTTAGATTTGCAAATGTTTTACCCACCTTTTCAGCTGTAAAACGTTTTATTGGTAATCCGTTTATCTCGGCATTTGTATATCTCTCTTCGTTAGTCCATAAAAAAGCAACAGGTTCATAGTTGCCATTAACCTCACTTTTTAATTTATCCACGAGAGCAACCGATTCTGTATTAGTCCCCAAAATTACGGCTCTAATTTTTTTGTTTCTATCCTTTTCGTATTCAATACCCTTTGTATATAATATTTTAGCAAAAATCCTAATAGATAATGAGCAGAATATAATAGCTAATCCCATACCAACAATCAATATGTTATGAGAAAGCACTCTATTTCCTGTAATATATTCAACAATTAAGTTGTTTGCAATTAATATTGAAGTAGCAATAATAACTGATACAACTAACTTTATAGTATCAACATATCCACTATATCTAACAATACCCAAATATGGTTTAAAAATTATAAAGCAAATAAGGAATACTGTAAATATTAAGAATAACTGACTTAGAAATTTTGCCAAATCAAAATCATATAGAGGAAAAAGGATTGCTTTTGATATAGGAATAAGACAACAACAAGCAATAACCA
Coding sequences within:
- a CDS encoding polysaccharide biosynthesis protein: MSRNFFKRAIIGTKRFFNGDIDTKFNILKRIALWFKHNQTHPYVVLGIDMIVVIACCCLIPISKAILFPLYDFDLAKFLSQLFLIFTVFLICFIIFKPYLGIVRYSGYVDTIKLVVSVIIATSILIANNLIVEYITGNRVLSHNILIVGMGLAIIFCSLSIRIFAKILYTKGIEYEKDRNKKIRAVILGTNTESVALVDKLKSEVNGNYEPVAFLWTNEERYTNAEINGLPIKRFTAEKVGKTFANLNAEVLIFEPSQIAFLRNGGIDAFLDADIKVRQISNSVIRHSKEDANIPISCNVHDIQIEQLLNREVIEPDVETINSFIENKVVLVTGAAGSIGSEIVRQLAKYRAKKIIMFDNAETPMHSILLEMQNKGYNNVVIPFMGDVRNLARLESVFNKYQPKIVFHAAAYKHVPMMELHPSEAIRTNVGGSKNLADISLKYNVEKFVMVSTDKAVNPTNVMGASKRIAEIYVQSLALDLKKKGNNTTMFITTRFGNVLGSNGSVVPLFKEQISKGGPVTITDKRIIRYFMTIPEACELVLEAGCMGEGGEIFVFDMGQPVKIFDLAKRMIKLSGLKPYTDIDIVETGLRPGEKLYEELLNDKEITDNTKHKRIMIGRVRKYDYNEIAPQIEKLIDMAWKFNDEVIVATMKEIIPEYISQNSKFETLDKN
- a CDS encoding mannose-1-phosphate guanylyltransferase, whose protein sequence is MYSNNNNIERHLVIMAGGIGSRLWPISTPECPKQFVDILGTGRSLLQMTVDRFEGIVPTENIWIITSGNYKDIIYNQLPNVPKENILFEPFMRNTAPCIAYVGSKIREKCNSEAEIIISPADHSIINITKFKETICKALNFITQNDSIVTIGITPSMPHTGYGYIATDNNCNNEIKKVLSFKEKPSYEVALKYIKEGNYYWNSGLFLWKLSTLIDSYKKYAPDIISAFESIKSSYNTDNENNAVLDVYSNVQKISVDYAIMEKAENIYTLPSEFGWSDLGTWDSLRDYLNKDENGNAAIGNVSFINASGCTAHIKSSKDFVIKDLNNTFVIETERGIEYYKLNDNGNLDKI
- a CDS encoding adenylyltransferase/cytidyltransferase family protein, which gives rise to MSNEIKKKVFVSGCYDMLHSGHVAFFEEAATYGDLYVGIGSDKTIQELKARKTINTEDERLYMVKSLKAVKEAWINSGRGLLDFEKEVRELMPDIFFVNSDGSTPLKEKFCEELGIEYVVSKRIPHGNLPTRSTTALRKECNIPYRIDLAGGWLDQPHVSKFYPGPVLTISIEPEYEFNDRSGMSTSSRKKAIELWQTDIPSGDKEKLAKTLFCFENPPGVKYVSGSQDSIGIVMPGLNKLDYNGDFWPTKITSNLDSSILDWIEEHICLIPLYPRKADYDVYENTSINEKNARNLSIAAEKCWDAILNKDLNKFGEAVTESLNAQLNLFPNMAPSDVLEQIMKYSQNPDVKGWKISGAGGGGYLILVCDKHLKESMSIKIRRS